One Cucumis sativus cultivar 9930 chromosome 1, Cucumber_9930_V3, whole genome shotgun sequence DNA segment encodes these proteins:
- the LOC101213658 gene encoding pentatricopeptide repeat-containing protein PNM1, mitochondrial: MPPLPYLQLRTLVLRSLSSSSTNSLKDSARTVLLHRNLTSLFHHFRHHGAALRFSSPLYLSLSHSFSSESVNNHVDQTSQSLASELLKDPDSDPLPITQRLQLSFSHVKPNPELVRNTLNLSSEAGRTVLGFNEWLVSNPDFHHTDETISYFVDFFGRRKDFNAVQEVLAKGLGINGPKTLKSSIHRFARAGRPTKLISFFETMETNYGLKRDKESLRMVVEKLCENGFGSHAEKMVKDLANEFFPDEAICDTLIKGWCVNEKLDEAKRLAGEMYRGGFELGTTAYNALLDCVCKLCRKKDPFRLDSEAEEILVEMDCRGVPRNVETFNVLINNLCKIRRTTDAVNLFHRMGEWGCHPNAETFLILIRSLYQAARTGEGDEMIDRMKSVGYGDALDKKAYYEFMNILCGIERIDHALVVFAKMKKDGCEPGIKTYDLLMGKLCAHNRLDKANSLFNEAQKRGVPVTPKAYQVDPKYVKKPKDKKVAKKRETLPEKMARKRRRLKQIRLSFVKKPRRGMRRAF; encoded by the coding sequence ATGCCGCCATTACCGTATCTGCAACTTCGAACCTTAGTTCTTCGATCTCTATCATCGTCTTCTACTAATTCCTTGAAAGATTCTGCTAGGACGGTTCTTTTACATCGAAATTTGACGTCTCTCTTCCACCATTTCCGACATCATGGGGCGGCGTTAAGGTTTTCTTCTCCCTTGTATCTCTCACTTTCTCATTCGTTCTCTTCCGAGTCCGTCAACAATCACGTGGATCAAACATCCCAATCACTTGCATCTGAGCTTCTCAAAGACCCTGATTCGGATCCTCTTCCCATTACACAGCGTCTTCAACTTAGCTTTTCGCATGTTAAACCGAATCCGGAGTTGGTTCGTAACACACTCAATCTCTCATCGGAAGCTGGCCGTACAGTGTTAGGGTTTAATGAATGGTTAGTATCGAATCCTGATTTTCATCACACTGATGAAACTATATCgtattttgttgatttctttGGTCGTAGAAAAGATTTCAATGCGGTTCAGGAAGTCCTTGCGAAAGGTTTAGGGATCAATGGGCCTAAAACCCTGAAGTCGTCTATTCATCGGTTCGCTCGTGCTGGGCGACCCACTAAGTTGATCTCATTTTTTGAGACGATGGAGACGAATTACGGGCTTAAGAGGGATAAAGAGTCGCTTAGGATGGTAGTGGAGAAGCTTTGTGAAAATGGGTTCGGGAGCCATGCTGAAAAGATGGTCAAAGACTTGGCTAATGAATTTTTCCCTGATGAAGCAATATGCGATACTCTGATCAAAGGATGGTGTGTGAATGAGAAACTTGATGAAGCTAAAAGGCTAGCGGGTGAGATGTACAGGGGCGGGTTCGAGTTAGGGACAACCGCATATAATGCTTTGCTTGATTGTGTTTGCAAACTTTGTAGGAAAAAGGATCCGTTTAGACTTGATTCTGAAGCTGAGGAAATTCTGGTGGAAATGGATTGTCGTGGGGTTCCACGAAATGTCGAAACTTTCAATGTGCTGATCAATAATTTGTGCAAGATTAGGAGAACTACTGATGCAGTTAATTTGTTTCATCGAATGGGGGAATGGGGATGTCATCCCAATGCTGAAACGTTCCTCATATTGATTAGAAGTTTGTATCAAGCGGCACGAACGGGGGAGGGGGATGAAATGATTGACAGGATGAAGTCTGTCGGATATGGAGATGCACTTGATAAGAAGGCTTATTATGagtttatgaatattttgtgTGGGATTGAGAGAATTGATCATGCACTGGTTGTATTTGCAAAGATGAAGAAGGATGGGTGTGAACCTGGGATTAAAACATATGATCTATTGATGGGAAAACTTTGTGCCCACAATCGTTTGGACAAAGCGAATTCACTCTTTAACGAAGCTCAAAAACGGGGTGTACCAGTTACTCCAAAAGCATATCAGGTGGATCCGAAATATGTAAAGAAGCCAAAGGATAAGAAGGTTGCAAAGAAGAGGGAGACATTGCCAGAGAAAAT